The nucleotide sequence AACAACTGACCAACTATTGGCCTTAGTGAATTTACATCACATGATGCTATCCCAGACTGAGGTGCAAGGCTAAAAAGTGTGTCCATACTTTAAACAAAgtatatcttatatcttagcATATCTTATACCTTTATAAGTTATTTCGAAGGCCTACTTTTTAAAGAGTAGGTAGCTTGTTATTTCTTCACAAAAATGTACTGGTATAAGCAAATGCCATACTATATAAACAGTGGATTACTGGTTATGTCTCCTGTAGATCATCTATTTGACATGCTGTTGTGTATTGTCCCCACAGTACCTGTGTCCAGACCCTTCGTCCAAATGATAGCCTCCTCGGTGCTGGAGTTGAGTGAACTCTTCACCTTACACTGTTCCCATGGCGATGGCACCAAGCCCACCTATGGCTGGCTGAAAGGGGGAAAGGTGCTGACCAATGACTCACGCTTGCTCCTGTCACATGACATGAAGTATCTGACCATCGCCCGGGTGCTGATGTCAGACGATGACTTCTACAGCTGTACAGTGGAAAACCCAATAAGCAGCATGAGGAGTGTACCCGTCAAACTCACCGTCTACAGTAAGTAGAACCACAGATGTAGTACTTGCTCCTTAGCAAGCATATTTATATTGATTGCTTCAGCATGTACCTGTCAGAGAAAGGTTGAGATACAAGTTAATTCTGAAGAAACTAAATTAACCGACCGACCAGACCGGACCAGACCAGTGAAAAGCAAGTTATTTATGATGTCCAGGAGCTGAGGTCTTGCCCCAGTGGAGCACACTAATCCTTACTTCATTATTGGCCTTACAGGGACAAGGGATGTgtaccaaatggtaccctattccatttgtagtgcactacttttgaccatgatccaaagtagtgcactatatagggaatatggtgccattaggGACGTTATCGTAGTGTGACGAAATATCAGCTTGCCCAGTGAGGGTCCTATATTCTCTCCATACATACAGCCCTGTACAAAGCCTCAAAGCAGCCACTTTCACACACAGACTTGGCTGGCACAGCTAGTGCTGGAAATCCTTAGcttggttccagatctgtttgtgctgtctagtCCAGTACCAGGCTAGGAGAACCTAGCATTTTAACTCGTTCTGCAATGCTTCCATTTTATTTGATGTTATTTGGGCCTCCACTAACAGTTCTAAAGTGGAGTGCGTAAAGAGAGCCCTatagtagagaaagaggagagtgtaGCTAATTTCCAGAGCCTAGCGGTGACATCTTTGTCTAGTCCGAGAGGACTCTTCGCTTGGACAGTGGTGAAGTGCTTGCGGTGTTTGAGAAAGGACTACTCTGTTGACCATAGGATTCCTTCCTTTGCTAGGACGGAGTTCCCTGTATATCATCCTCACCACCGGGGGCATTTTCCTCCTCATCACCCTGGTGACAGTGTGCGCCTGCTGGAAGCCCTCCAGAAAGTAAGATCTCCACATTGTGCCTCCATCTCCTTATTTGCTTTGATATGTCTCGGGAACCTGAACTAAGCACTAGGCAAGGAGCAGGCGGCTAGAATCTTAATGCCCTGGCCCTGCTCTCTACTACTCTGCGTCCAATGTTACACTAAGGTTCTGACACTGCTAGTATCATCTGGGATGGATTCTATCGCTCTTGTCTACAATGCAATGATAACAGTGTCTCACTAGCCTGGTGCCAGAgctgtttgtgctgtatagcctACTCCTATAGTCATTGTCAATGGTGtggctatacagcacaaacagatctgtgacCAGGCTAGATTTACACTGTATGGAGTAATTTTAAAAACAATTGGGCTTACATGTTCTTGAAGGAAACAGAATGTAAATGGGCACTACACGAGTATACATGCGAAACGCTCATCTCCTATTTGTCTCTCATTGGGGTTAAGGAAGAAGCGGCGGGCTGCCATGGCAGCTGCGTTGCAGAGAACTCCGGTATATGTAGAGCGGAGTGACGTCAGTCATGAgggtaaggggagagagggatgtgagcTTTTGGCAGTCAGGTGCTTTTTGAATGTGTGGTTTTCTTTGTTCCCCACGCTAATTATTTAGTTAATTTATTCATTCTTCCTATTTCAGATATTTGAACGCAAACCTTTTTAGATGGACAGATTTCAAGTTATAGTCAGTACACATTTTTTTGCAGAGTAGTCCTACACTCAGTTTGTGCAGTTGTTTCACACATTTTTTCATTTGCAGTTGATGTGGTGCCAACAACAATAGCCCATGGAACACCTGGCCGTAGGAGCCCAATGGCTCTTTACGTTCTCAATGAAGATGTAAGTCACAGATTTTTCAATTTACAAAGACTTGATTATTTTAAAGAATGTTGCTAGTTTTCCCTTCGTCTTTTCTGCTTAAATCTATTGTTGTTGTTCCAGGACAGTCTCAAAAGTGAGGACGAGTATTCAGCCAACTCCATCAGCCTCTCAGTCCTCGCCCCGCCCGGTTACCCCAGCCCCCTTCCACTGTCCTCCCACTCACCCGAGTCACCCACCCGGCCTGTCCGAAAATATCCCCACACCCCTGTGCCCTCGCCCCCTACCACCCCACTTAGGCCCCCTGGCCAGCCACCTGTCATGCCCTCAACTCCACCGCCTGGTTCACCTCCACATGTCCAGAGCTCTGGGCATAAACTTCGCCCTCCTGTGGGCATCCCCTCCAATCGACAGACAGAGGAGCCCCCGGCCACCCCAGAGGCCGACGACCAGGATTAATGTCTAAATGACCACCCCCACTCACCTGTCACTGCTTCACCTGTAGAATTCATCCACATCTATCCATGGACATGTGTGCATTATCTTGTCTTGTTTAGTTGAGTTTTGGTGTAAAGATATTTGTTACACCAGGATCACCTGCTCTGATCATGGTTTTCCTATACCCCTGGATACGTTGTTCATTTTCCCCACCAAGGTTTAAAAACATGAAACATCGTTCATACTGCACAACGCCGCTGTGAGGTTGTTTCAGGTGTGAATCAACTTGGATCAATGGCCTCCATGTAGCCTGACTCTAGATCACCTTGTGCTTTAGCCAACTCCTCTCTGCTGTGGTGACGATGATAGTCAGAACacatacagatctgggaccaggctaacccCCGTGGCTATTCCTGATGAACTCATGTAACATCTCCACACACCTTTCTAGTACAGTATCCACCAATCATTTTTGGGGGGGCAAGCAATGTATGGCAGTTGCCACATGGTAAGGAGCAAGGGTGATGTAAGTGGCCACAGTCAATTTACACTGGGATCTGGATATGTTATTTCTTGAAAGTTAAGGTAATGATAATGCGTGGAGTGCAATTAGTTTGATTTGCTACTTCCAGTAGAGGTAATGGGGAAGGGGGTCGCAAAGAAACAGCCATCCTAAGCCTTGGACTCATTATGTACATATGTCAATAGTGTATGTGATGTTCTTAGAATTGTTTTGGGGACCTTTTACctccaaatacatttttttttaataacaTTTCATCCTAAAACCGTCTTTCTAGTCCATGTTTCAAAATGAAGTATGCCATTTTATAACCTCAAAAATCAAACAATAAATGCTATGTTGGAAAATACCATAAAATAGTTTTACTTTTACCTGTTCAACACCATAAAAACTGTTATTTATTTTCAATACTAGCTGCATGCCAGTCTGCAAGTCCTTCATGTATCCAGTAGGTGATGCCCAAGGTCAGTTTTCTGTCTTTTTCCTAAGAAGTGCAACAAGCGGAAGGTttgattttattaggatctctttCAGCCAACAAAGGGCTATTTTTCCAATTGTCCttaagaaatgtaaaaaaaaataacaaaatgttgaaaaactaCAACATCTAAGAaaaaacacaatacacacaaacacagttacaAATCCCTAATACATTTTACAAgatacaaccccccccacccacaaACATACCTTCTATAGATGAGATAGCTTTGCTCTGTATGCTCTCTCAAATGCATTTAGCTGTAGTATATCTAAGCAGTAGGGAAtttcacacacagaacacagtgaTTACCGTAGTAACCTATGTTGTTTTTGCCAACTATCCCATTCAAATTTGCATTTGATTTCATAGTCTAACACAGCCTTGGGCCAGAGTAAAAATTGCTCATGACCGGGATGACGAGGTCTGTGATTATACAGAGGGCCTACCCTACCGGTATATCTCTAATCATAGACCAGCACTCTTGACTGTTACGGGGTGGATACTTCTAATCAAACTGATGAGAACCCTGGGTCAATCACTGGGTTTAAAATGGAGACCTGCACTCCAACACTAAAGGCTACAGAACACTATAACTGGTAGATTGAGCTTGAATAGTGGTCTAAAGTGCTTTCAGAGGTTGAGATGAAGGTTGAGGCCCCAGCTGAAAAGACCTACAGGTGGAGCATGCTAACCTCAGGGCCGGCTTCCAGGCATAATCGACATAAGATATTATTTTAGGAACTCAGtctgggtctcaacttactgttgagagttagaatagtagaatacacaaggtggaagtttgaaatttggttgtgcacgAGCAGTCTCGTTGttttgtcagtcactgacagtcactcaattagcctcAGTTAGTCTAGCCAGGTATCTAAACTTGGCCGAATATCAACCGGGCATGCAGGGCGCCCCCATTAATTTCAATTATTCACTCTCCCTCAGATACTGTATCATTAACATGCCCTAAGTCATACCAAAATGTGTAGATTAccggaaattagctttaaaactgaaaAACGTTTTCTCCAAGCCATGGCAAcatttgtagaattgcagaaaattagctttaaaactgaaaAAATGTATCTCTGCCACATGGCAAAATTTGTATAATTGCATGAAATTTCTAATAAAATCGCAAAATGTTCTCGctgctccatggcaaaatgtgtagaaccgCGGAatatttgctttaaaactgcaagaGATCTCTCTAGCCCATGGCAAAATCAATATAATTGCATGACATATTTTTATAAAATTACAttttctctccgccccatggcaaaatgagtcaaattgcaggaaatgtacttttaaacattttttttctcccttGGGGGGGTGGCTGATTTACCTTCAGAACTTCACAGCGCACAATTGCACAGACATGCGGTCAATGGCTCCGTCAAGCCCAGGAACAGACCATTACAACGGTATAAGACATTTGGATGCCTCCACTACATATTTAGTTTGGACCACAAGGCAAATGCAGTACCATAGAGGTGTGTTTCAAGCTCAGAAATAACTTTGGTCTGCTACTTCCATAGAGGCTTCTCGTGTGAAGACCACAACTTTTATATTGCTCTGTTGGTGGACAAACAGTAAGCCTGACCAGAGCCTTGTAGAAGGCTCTCGACCAGTTCACCTATAACAAAGGTGTCCAGTAGTCTCCCCAGTCCAAGGACCATTAAAGAAGCCCTCCATCTGATTATGCCCCCATTATGCTCTTTACGCTAGTCTCTGATTAGCGACAAAGATTCTGGGCAAATAACAATTCAGTGAAAAATTTAAAAGTTAATAGTATTTATGTAATGTCTTTATGCAATGTGTCATTAACTTTAATTGTTAGGTGACTTCGTACCATTGTACATGTgtattgttgttgctgttgccATTGATGTTATTGTCGTTTGACAGATGTCCCTCCTCTTTATAGAAATGGCCCTAAGGCAGTAAGATACCCCTGATTTACCTACAGGATAGTATCGGTGCTTGATGTATCCAATAGCTACAGAGGAGGACAAATAGGAAGAATAGGTAAATAAGAGTCTTTCATCCTCCCAGACATGAGGACACAAAACATGAAGGatgtggagaaaggagagagaaaggagataaaGGGAGCTTCTGAGCAGTGTTCAATATTTCTGAGCTGTGTTGGGgtctgagggagagagtgagagagagagagagagagagagagagagagagagagagagagaagagagagagaagagtaagagagtgagtgagtgagtgagtgagtgagtgagtgagtgagtgagtgagtgagtgagtgagtgagtgagtgagtgagtgagtgagtgagtgagtgagtgaggataAAGTGTGAGAgtaggagatagagggagagaggtggggggagcaagagagaaagagagggatgaggagaaggagataaagggagagagagcgggagcaagagagagaaagagagagagagagagagagagagagagagagagagagagagagagagagagagagagagagagagagagagagagagagagaggttgatgcCCATGTTCCATCCTTATTATCAGGTTAATGGCTTCCTCTCAGATCTCCAGCTGTACATCTTTTATCATGAAAATCGGACCGCACTTTGCACTTTGTCGCCTTTGTTGCGTTGATTCTGCCTCCCTGATTACCCGGAAAGGTGTGACGCTCCTTTCTCTCAAGTTACATAAGTGTTGAAAACGTATCTGGTTTTGATCCTCAGCCCAATTGTTCCTGTTCCATTTGTAAATATAATTTGGCTCCGACCACACAACGCTTTAGGCTACTGAGCTGGGCTGGCACAATATAACATCGTAAGCAAATACAGAAGAGTGGTTCTGTTTGATTGAGTTGGTTTTTCTGGAACATTGTCTTTGATCTACGGAGCCATCTCTCATCTCCCGTATTAGTCCGAGCTCTCTGTGTGCCTTTTCTGCCTCTCCCACTCAGGTGATGTGTACTTCGCGGCCTATAATTATACCTTCGGGACAGGTTGGTCACAGCAGCTACGTCCGTGTGGCTCTATCTGGCCTGTGTTGTGTTgaggagtcagtcagtcagtggcatATCCATCCCTGTGATTCAAGGCGGAGGAGGCTGTTAGTCCTCCCTCGGGGCAATTAATTATAGCAGACCTGTATGGTTGGAATAGGCTTTCCCCTGCCTAGTGTGAgcgtaccacacacacacacacatatgggaGTGCAAGcatgcacacgcatgcacacacacacacactactctcaaACAGCGGGTTAGAtagtgagagggggaggacagtgaCAGCATGAGCATTGCCAAATAGAAGCCCATGTCTTTATGAAGACATTCTTGTGAGTCAGTGTTGTGGATCGTTGGCCCTAATGCTAACCTTAACCTTGATTGAACTCGGTTGGCTCTGTTGAATTTCGAAGGCTGTTTGATTCCCGAATGAGAATAGACGACTAGACCGCAATGTATATTGGATTTTGAAAAGGTCGAATAGCCCATTGGTTTAGCCATAAGCATATTTCTTAATCCAGAGTGAATATTGATTGATATTGACTTTTATCACAATATATACTTACTGTAGGCCTACAATGAATGGCGACAGCAGAAAATTTGATGTTGAAAGGGGGAGTTACAGTAAATGGATATGGGAAGATTGGTAGATCACTTCAAGTTGTCTGCTGCTGAACTTGTCTGACTAAACCATGTGCTAGTCTCATTTTCAAtgaggggttgaggagagggagaagtgtgtgtgtgtgtgtgtgtgtgtgtgtgtgtgtgtgtgtgtgtgtgtgtgtgtgtgtgtgtgtgtgtgtgtgtgtgtgtgtgtgtgtgtgtgtgtgtgtgtgtgtgtgtgtgtgtgtgtgtgtgtgtgtgtgtgtgtgtgtgtgtgtgtgtgtgtgtgtgtgtgtgtgtgtgtgtgtgtgtgtgtgtgtgtgtgcgaacgtacgtgtgtgtgtgtgtgtgaggacaagCAGCTCTGCTTTCACCTCTATGGCTCTAGCTGTTGGATGACCCCACATGTGGACAAGTTCACACTTCACCTCACACCACCTTTTTGGATGCTGCCTTCAAATGAAATAAAGACACGTTTCTTTGTGACCGTGGATTGTGCAGCTACAACACAGCAGAGCCATCCAAATAACAGCAGAGCCATCCAAATAACAGCAGAGCCATCCAAATAACAGCAGAGCCATCCAAATAACAGCAGAGCCATCCAAAATAACAGCAGAGCCATCCAAATAACAGCAGAGCCATCCAAATAACAGCAGAGCCATCCAAATAACTAAAATAACAGCAGAGCCATCCAAATAACAGCAGAGCCATCCAAATAACTAAAATAACAGCAGAGCCATCCAAATAACTAAAATAACAGCAGAGCCATCCAAATAACAGCAGAGTCATCCAAATAACTAAAATAACAGCAGAGCCATCCAAATAACTAAAATAACAGCAGAACCATCCAAATAAAAGCAGAGCCATCCAAATAACTAAAATAACAGCAGAGCCATCCAAATAACTAAAATAACAGCAGAGCCATCCAAATAACTAAAATAACAGCAGAGCCATCCAAATAACAGCAGAGCCACCCAAATAACTAAAATAACAGCAGAGCCATCCAAATAACAGCAGAGCCATCCAAATAACAGCAGGGTCATCCAAATAACTAAAATAACAGCAGAGCCATCCAAATAACTAAAATAACAGCATAGCCATCCAAATAACAGCAGAGCCATCCAAAGAACTAAAATAACAGCAGAGCCATCCAAATAACTAAAATAACAGCAGAGCCATCCAAATAACAGCAGAGCCATCCAAATAACTAAAATAACAGCAGAGCCATCCAAATAACAGCAGAGCCATCCAAATAACTAAAATAACAGCAGAGCCATCCAAATAACAGCAGAGCCATCCAAATAACTAAAATAACAGCAGAGCCATCCAAATAACAGCAGAGCCATCCAAATAACTAAAATAACAGCAGAGCCATCCAAATAACAGCAGAGCCATCCAAATAACTAAAATAACAGCAGAGCCATCCAAATAACTAAAATAACAACAGAGCCATCCAAATAACAGCAGAGCCATCCAAATAACAGCAGAGCCATCCAAATAACTAAAATAACAGCAGAGCCATCCAAATAACAGCAGAGCCATCCAAATAACTAAAATAACAGCAGAGCCATCCAAATAACTAAAATAACAGCAGAGCCATCCAAATAACAGCAGAGCCATCCAAATAACAGCAGAGCCATCCAAATAACTAAAATAACAGCAGAGCCATCCAAATAACTAAAATAACAGCAGAGCCATCCAAATAAC is from Oncorhynchus gorbuscha isolate QuinsamMale2020 ecotype Even-year linkage group LG19, OgorEven_v1.0, whole genome shotgun sequence and encodes:
- the LOC124004877 gene encoding hepatocyte cell adhesion molecule-like, producing MPCRHATGSRAVAEEGTVPISGSSLWLHVVKDVVTYRKLRFRVAGVNITSQAHLVRGTLGGEALLSVSYTSTSSDQPVIKWQLKRDKQQPITVVQSIGTSIIGNLRPEYRDRIMVFENGTLLLHNLQLSDEGAYEVEISITDDPFTAERNINLTVDVPVSRPFVQMIASSVLELSELFTLHCSHGDGTKPTYGWLKGGKVLTNDSRLLLSHDMKYLTIARVLMSDDDFYSCTVENPISSMRSVPVKLTVYRRSSLYIILTTGGIFLLITLVTVCACWKPSRKKKRRAAMAAALQRTPVYVERSDVSHEVDVVPTTIAHGTPGRRSPMALYVLNEDDSLKSEDEYSANSISLSVLAPPGYPSPLPLSSHSPESPTRPVRKYPHTPVPSPPTTPLRPPGQPPVMPSTPPPGSPPHVQSSGHKLRPPVGIPSNRQTEEPPATPEADDQD